In one window of Rhodopseudomonas palustris HaA2 DNA:
- a CDS encoding M3 family oligoendopeptidase, whose translation MSKSATSRAAKTSRTAKTARVAKTSPVTKTSPVTKVSPVTKASRKPMASKSAKPAKKQAAAAGRKPVKLPEWNLADLYSAIDAPQVAADLDRLDAECAAFEAEFKGKLAEQAAADGGGAWLAGAVKRYEAIEDLAGRLGSYAGLVHAGDSVDPVKSKFYGDVSERLTAASVHLLFFSLELNRVDDAVLERAMQAPELGHYRPWIEDLRKDKPYQLDDRVEQLFHEKSQTGYGAFNRLFDQTISGLRFKLGGKELAIEPTLNLLQDRTPAKRKAAAEALAKTFKANERTFALITNTLAKDKEISDRWRGFEDVADSRHLANRVEREVVDALVASVRAAYPRLSHRYYKLKAGWFGKKKLPHWDRNAPLPFAATGSIAWPEAREMVLTAYSAFSPEMARIAERFFTDRWIDAPVRPGKAPGAFSHPTTPSAHPYVLMNYQGKPRDVMTLAHELGHGVHQVLAAGNGALMAPTPLTLAETASVFGEMLTFRRLLSQTKSAKQRQALLAGKVEDMINTVVRQIAFYSFERAIHTERRSGELTAQRIGEIWLGVQSESLGPAIEIKPGYESFWMYIPHFIHSPFYVYAYAFGDCLVNSLYAVYEHAQEGFAERYLAMLSAGGTKHYSELLAPFGLDAKDPSFWDGGLSVIAGMIDELEAMG comes from the coding sequence ATGTCGAAATCAGCCACCTCCCGAGCCGCCAAGACCTCCCGAACTGCCAAGACTGCCCGTGTCGCCAAGACCTCGCCTGTCACCAAGACCTCGCCTGTCACCAAGGTCTCGCCTGTCACCAAGGCGTCGCGTAAGCCAATGGCGAGCAAGTCGGCGAAGCCCGCGAAAAAGCAGGCGGCCGCGGCGGGCCGGAAGCCGGTCAAGCTGCCGGAATGGAATCTGGCCGATCTGTATTCGGCGATCGATGCGCCGCAGGTCGCCGCCGATCTCGACCGGCTCGACGCCGAATGCGCCGCGTTCGAGGCCGAGTTCAAGGGCAAGCTGGCGGAGCAGGCAGCCGCCGACGGCGGCGGCGCATGGTTGGCCGGCGCGGTGAAGCGCTACGAGGCGATCGAGGATCTGGCCGGTCGGCTCGGCTCCTATGCGGGCCTCGTCCACGCCGGCGACAGCGTCGACCCGGTGAAGTCGAAATTCTACGGCGACGTTTCCGAGCGGCTGACCGCGGCGTCGGTGCATCTGTTGTTCTTCTCGCTGGAACTCAATCGCGTCGACGACGCGGTGCTGGAGCGGGCCATGCAGGCACCCGAACTCGGTCACTACCGGCCGTGGATCGAGGATCTGCGCAAGGACAAGCCGTATCAGCTCGACGACCGTGTCGAGCAGCTGTTCCACGAAAAGTCGCAGACCGGCTACGGCGCCTTCAATCGGCTGTTCGACCAGACCATCTCCGGCCTGCGCTTCAAGCTCGGCGGCAAGGAACTGGCGATCGAGCCGACGCTGAATCTGCTGCAGGACCGTACACCGGCCAAGCGCAAGGCGGCGGCCGAGGCGCTGGCCAAGACCTTCAAGGCCAACGAGCGCACCTTCGCGCTGATCACCAATACGCTGGCCAAGGACAAGGAGATTTCCGACCGCTGGCGCGGCTTCGAGGACGTCGCGGATTCGCGGCATCTCGCCAACCGTGTCGAGCGCGAGGTGGTCGATGCGCTGGTCGCCTCGGTGCGCGCCGCCTATCCGCGGCTGTCGCATCGCTACTACAAGCTCAAGGCCGGCTGGTTCGGCAAGAAGAAGCTGCCGCATTGGGACCGCAACGCGCCGCTGCCGTTCGCGGCCACCGGCAGCATCGCGTGGCCGGAAGCGCGCGAGATGGTGCTGACCGCCTACAGCGCGTTCTCGCCGGAAATGGCGCGGATCGCCGAGCGGTTCTTCACCGATCGCTGGATCGATGCGCCGGTGCGTCCGGGCAAGGCGCCGGGCGCGTTCTCGCACCCGACCACGCCGTCGGCGCATCCTTATGTGCTGATGAACTACCAGGGCAAGCCGCGCGACGTGATGACGCTCGCCCATGAACTCGGCCACGGCGTGCACCAGGTGCTCGCCGCCGGCAACGGCGCGCTGATGGCGCCGACGCCGCTGACGCTGGCCGAGACCGCCAGCGTGTTCGGCGAGATGCTGACCTTCCGCCGGCTGCTGTCGCAGACCAAGAGCGCCAAGCAGCGCCAGGCGTTGCTCGCCGGCAAGGTCGAGGACATGATCAACACCGTGGTGCGGCAGATCGCGTTCTACTCGTTCGAGCGCGCGATCCACACCGAGCGCCGCAGCGGCGAACTCACCGCGCAGCGGATCGGCGAGATCTGGCTCGGCGTGCAGAGCGAGAGCCTGGGGCCGGCGATCGAGATCAAGCCGGGCTACGAGAGCTTCTGGATGTACATCCCGCACTTCATCCATTCGCCGTTCTACGTCTACGCCTACGCGTTCGGCGACTGCCTGGTGAACTCGCTTTACGCGGTCTACGAGCACGCCCAGGAGGGCTTCGCCGAGCGCTACCTCGCGATGCTCTCGGCCGGCGGCACCAAGCACTATTCCGAACTGCTGGCCCCGTTCGGCCTCGACGCCAAGGACCCCAGCTTCTGGGACGGCGGCCTGTCGGTGATCGCCGGCATGATCGACGAACTGGAGGCGATGGGCTAG
- a CDS encoding AbrB/MazE/SpoVT family DNA-binding domain-containing protein, with protein sequence MKIEIKKIGNSDGLLLPKELMQRLDLKRGQELHITELAGGGFQAMPYDPDFERTMEIADEVMEKYKDTLAALAK encoded by the coding sequence ATGAAAATCGAGATCAAGAAGATTGGCAATTCCGATGGTCTGTTGCTGCCGAAAGAACTGATGCAGCGCCTCGATCTGAAGCGCGGCCAGGAACTGCACATCACGGAGCTCGCCGGAGGCGGCTTCCAGGCGATGCCCTACGACCCCGACTTCGAGCGGACGATGGAGATCGCCGACGAGGTGATGGAAAAATACAAGGACACGCTCGCCGCCCTCGCCAAATGA
- a CDS encoding type II toxin-antitoxin system death-on-curing family toxin, translating to MSDPVEPLWITYEQAIAMHARQLRRFGGAPGLRDEGMLRSALERPINKWRYESSDLAELAAAYAFGLAKNHAFVDGNKRIAFMALMVFLTKNGVAFDPSAAHSTSIILSLAAGEVSEASLTRWIRDNWPA from the coding sequence ATGAGCGACCCCGTCGAACCGCTGTGGATCACCTACGAGCAGGCGATTGCGATGCACGCCCGCCAGCTGCGCCGCTTCGGTGGCGCACCCGGCCTGCGGGACGAGGGGATGCTCCGATCGGCGCTCGAACGCCCGATCAACAAATGGCGCTATGAGTCGTCGGATCTCGCAGAGCTGGCGGCCGCTTACGCCTTCGGCCTCGCCAAGAATCATGCGTTTGTCGATGGCAACAAGCGGATCGCCTTCATGGCGTTGATGGTGTTTCTGACCAAGAACGGCGTCGCGTTCGACCCTTCTGCGGCCCATTCGACCTCGATCATTCTCTCCCTCGCCGCCGGCGAAGTCAGCGAGGCGAGCCTGACCCGCTGGATCAGGGACAACTGGCCGGCTTAG
- a CDS encoding aa3-type cytochrome c oxidase subunit IV, whose product MAEKHDLAYTTASGNDYAAHEQTYEGFIKLVKYGSAAVIAIVALMAIFLT is encoded by the coding sequence ATGGCTGAGAAACACGACCTTGCCTACACCACCGCTTCGGGCAACGACTACGCGGCCCACGAGCAAACCTACGAAGGTTTCATCAAGCTGGTGAAGTACGGCTCGGCGGCGGTGATCGCGATCGTCGCCTTGATGGCGATCTTCCTGACCTGA
- a CDS encoding Re/Si-specific NAD(P)(+) transhydrogenase subunit alpha — MKIAVAKELDASEPRVAATPDTVKKLKALGADIVVEPGAGIKSGLPDSDFTAAGATVSADALKDADIILKVKRPEASELAAYKRGALVMAIMDPYGNDAALKAMADAGVTAFAMELMPRITRAQVMDVLSSQANLAGYRAVIDAAEQFGRVFPMMMTAAGTVPAAKVFIMGVGVAGLQAIATARRLGAIVTATDVRPATKEQVESLGAKFLAVEDEEFKNAQTAGGYAKEMSKEYQAKQAALTAEHIKKQDIVITTALIPGRPAPRLVTAEMVRSMKPGSVLVDLAVERGGNVEGAKPGEVVETDGVRIVGYTNVAGRVAASASALYARNLFSFIETLINKDSKALAVNWDDDLVKATALTRDGAVVHPNFQPK; from the coding sequence ATGAAAATTGCTGTTGCCAAAGAACTCGATGCTTCTGAACCGCGTGTCGCGGCGACGCCCGACACGGTGAAGAAGCTGAAGGCGCTGGGTGCCGACATCGTCGTCGAGCCGGGTGCCGGCATCAAGTCGGGTCTGCCGGATTCCGATTTCACCGCCGCCGGCGCCACCGTCAGCGCCGACGCGCTGAAGGACGCCGACATCATCCTCAAGGTGAAGCGTCCGGAAGCCTCCGAACTCGCCGCCTACAAGCGCGGCGCGCTGGTGATGGCGATCATGGACCCCTACGGCAACGACGCCGCGCTGAAGGCGATGGCCGACGCCGGCGTCACCGCCTTCGCGATGGAGCTGATGCCGCGCATCACCCGCGCGCAGGTGATGGACGTGCTGTCGAGCCAGGCCAATCTCGCCGGCTATCGCGCGGTGATCGACGCCGCCGAGCAGTTCGGCCGGGTGTTTCCGATGATGATGACCGCGGCCGGCACCGTGCCCGCCGCCAAGGTGTTCATCATGGGCGTCGGCGTCGCCGGCCTGCAGGCGATCGCCACCGCGCGCCGGCTCGGCGCCATCGTCACCGCGACCGACGTCCGCCCCGCCACCAAGGAGCAGGTCGAATCGTTGGGCGCCAAGTTCCTCGCGGTCGAGGACGAAGAGTTCAAGAACGCCCAGACCGCCGGCGGCTACGCCAAGGAAATGTCGAAAGAGTATCAGGCCAAGCAGGCCGCTCTGACCGCCGAACACATCAAGAAGCAGGACATCGTCATCACCACCGCGCTGATCCCGGGCCGGCCCGCGCCGCGCCTCGTCACCGCCGAGATGGTGCGCTCGATGAAACCGGGTTCGGTGCTGGTCGATCTGGCGGTCGAGCGCGGCGGCAACGTCGAAGGTGCAAAGCCCGGCGAAGTCGTCGAGACCGACGGCGTCAGGATCGTCGGTTACACCAATGTCGCCGGCCGCGTCGCGGCGTCGGCGTCCGCCCTGTATGCGCGCAATCTGTTCAGCTTCATCGAGACGCTGATCAACAAGGACAGCAAGGCGCTGGCGGTGAATTGGGACGACGATCTGGTCAAGGCCACCGCGCTGACGCGCGACGGCGCCGTCGTTCACCCGAACTTCCAGCCGAAATAA
- a CDS encoding proton-translocating transhydrogenase family protein, whose protein sequence is MEHVVQAVDPFVFRLSIFVLAVFVGYFVVWAVTPALHTPLMSVTNAISSVIVVGALLAVGVSLVGSDNGPLWARGFGFVALIFACINIFGGFLVTQRMLAMYKKKQK, encoded by the coding sequence ATGGAGCATGTCGTGCAGGCCGTCGATCCGTTCGTGTTTCGGCTGTCGATTTTCGTTCTGGCCGTGTTCGTCGGCTATTTCGTGGTGTGGGCGGTGACGCCCGCGCTGCACACCCCGCTGATGTCGGTGACCAACGCGATCTCCTCGGTGATCGTGGTCGGCGCGTTGCTGGCGGTCGGCGTGTCGCTGGTCGGCAGCGACAACGGTCCGCTGTGGGCGCGTGGCTTCGGCTTCGTCGCGCTGATCTTCGCGTGTATCAACATCTTCGGCGGTTTCCTTGTCACCCAGCGCATGCTGGCGATGTACAAGAAGAAGCAGAAGTGA
- a CDS encoding NAD(P)(+) transhydrogenase (Re/Si-specific) subunit beta produces MNANLSALLYLIAGVLFILSLRGLSSPATSRQGNLMGMTGMGIAILTTLAGHPPADFLGWVLVILGIAIGGGIGAVIAKRVPMTSMPELVAAFHSLVGMAAVLVAAGAFYAPAAFDIGVPGNIHGASLVEMSLGVAIGALTFTGSVIAFLKLSGRMSGAPIILPARHVVNITLGVIMVVAIIVLVITGHEYAFWVITAVALLLGILMIIPIGGADMPVVISMLNSYSGWAAAGIGFTLGNSALIITGALVGSSGAILSYIMCKGMNRSFISVILGGFGGETAAAGGGGGEQRPAKLGSADDAAFIMKNAQKVIIVPGYGMAVAQAQHALREMADTLKKEGVEVKYAIHPVAGRMPGHMNVLLAEANVPYDEVFELEDINSEFAQADVAFVIGANDVTNPAAEEDPTSPIYGMPVLQVWKAGTVMFIKRSLASGYAGIDNPLFYRDNTMMLLGDAKKMTENIVKAMNH; encoded by the coding sequence ATGAACGCCAATCTTTCCGCACTTCTGTATCTGATCGCCGGCGTCCTGTTCATTCTGTCGCTGCGTGGTCTGTCGTCGCCGGCCACCAGCCGTCAGGGCAACCTGATGGGCATGACCGGCATGGGGATCGCGATCCTCACCACGCTGGCCGGCCATCCGCCCGCCGACTTCCTCGGCTGGGTGCTCGTCATCCTCGGCATCGCCATCGGCGGCGGCATCGGCGCGGTGATCGCCAAGCGGGTGCCGATGACCTCGATGCCCGAACTGGTCGCGGCCTTCCACTCGCTGGTCGGCATGGCCGCGGTGCTGGTCGCCGCCGGCGCGTTCTATGCGCCCGCAGCCTTCGACATCGGCGTGCCCGGCAACATCCACGGCGCGAGCCTGGTCGAAATGTCGCTCGGCGTCGCCATCGGTGCGCTGACCTTCACCGGCTCGGTGATCGCATTCCTCAAGCTGTCCGGCCGCATGAGCGGCGCGCCGATCATCTTGCCGGCGCGTCACGTGGTGAACATCACGCTCGGTGTCATCATGGTGGTTGCGATCATCGTGCTGGTGATCACCGGCCACGAATACGCCTTCTGGGTGATCACCGCCGTCGCGCTGCTGCTCGGCATCCTGATGATCATCCCGATCGGCGGCGCCGACATGCCGGTCGTGATCTCGATGCTGAACTCGTATTCCGGCTGGGCCGCCGCCGGCATCGGCTTCACGCTCGGCAACTCGGCGCTGATCATCACCGGCGCGCTGGTCGGCTCCTCGGGCGCGATTCTGTCCTACATCATGTGCAAGGGCATGAACCGCTCCTTCATCTCGGTGATCCTCGGCGGCTTCGGCGGCGAGACCGCGGCTGCCGGCGGTGGCGGTGGCGAACAGCGTCCGGCCAAGCTCGGCTCGGCCGACGACGCCGCCTTCATCATGAAGAACGCCCAGAAGGTCATCATCGTGCCGGGCTACGGCATGGCGGTGGCGCAGGCCCAGCACGCGCTGCGCGAGATGGCCGACACGCTGAAGAAGGAAGGCGTCGAGGTGAAGTACGCGATTCATCCGGTCGCCGGCCGTATGCCGGGCCACATGAACGTGCTGCTCGCCGAAGCCAACGTGCCCTACGACGAGGTGTTCGAACTCGAGGACATCAACTCGGAATTCGCGCAGGCCGACGTGGCCTTCGTGATCGGCGCCAACGACGTCACCAACCCGGCCGCCGAAGAGGATCCGACCTCGCCGATCTACGGCATGCCGGTGCTGCAGGTGTGGAAGGCCGGCACCGTGATGTTCATCAAGCGGTCGCTGGCGTCGGGTTACGCCGGCATCGACAACCCGCTGTTCTATCGCGACAATACGATGATGCTGCTCGGCGACGCCAAGAAGATGACCGAGAACATCGTCAAGGCGATGAATCACTAA